A window of Suncus etruscus isolate mSunEtr1 chromosome 4, mSunEtr1.pri.cur, whole genome shotgun sequence contains these coding sequences:
- the TEX52 gene encoding testis-expressed protein 52 yields MARKQQKYSQGNNTAHFWAPFLQMAQSQESLNTHKGTWAEREFILPDKSFELPGFNWQTYQRTVPTPLSRLDRRSEVQHRVRMPEKDTAQHTWGFHMWLDVGQLPATFPTRPDKPYDSNIWRWLTNTDAHRMAPAETPVPPPSRLGSNSFLTFIYCMPIFLDTNREKQVIAKTEKILREGEKLKLRSQARVPPLDANGHILPPKNFKK; encoded by the exons ATGGCCCGTAAGCAGCAAAAATACTCCCAGGGGAACAACACTGCCCACTTCTGGGCACCTTTCCTGCAG atggcccagagccaggagagccTGAATACTCACAAGGGCACATGGGCTGAGCGTGAGTTCATCCTTCCCGACAAGTCCTTCGAGTTGCCTGGCTTCAACTGGCAGACCTACCAACGGACAGTCCCGACGCCCCTGTCGCGCTTGGACAGGAGGTCAGAGGTGCAACACCGGGTGCGCATGCCGGAGAAAGACACGGCCCAACACACCTGGGGCTTCCACATGTGGCTGGACGTGGGCCAGCTGCCTGCCACCTTCCCCACCAGGCCTGACAAGCCCTACGACAGCAACATCTGGCGCTGGCTCACCAACACCGATGCCCACCGCATGGCCCCAGCAGAGACCCCGGTGCCCCCACCCTCCCGGCTGGGTAGCAACAGCTTCCTGACCTTCATCTACTGCATGCCTATCTTCCTGGACACCAACAGGGAAAAGCAGGTGATTGCTAAGACGGAGAAGATCCTCAGAGAGGGTGAGAAGCTCAAACTGAGGAGCCAGGCCAGGGTCCCGCCACTCGATGCCAATGGCCACATCCTGCCCCCAAAGAACTTCAAGAAGTAA